One window from the genome of Dolosigranulum savutiense encodes:
- a CDS encoding AzlC family ABC transporter permease, with protein sequence MSIKVLKQALPILVSYFAIGLACGMVLYEVGYSVVQILLTSLFIYSGAGQFLIANMTSVGAGVFSIILTIAFLNVRFILMSLSSAQIVRGESGWMSFLFGTTITDETYGVNYTLFHQEGSEWTVKDAVSVNLLSYIVWGGATVLGALLVSYIEVDTFIMSYGLTALFICMTVSHFKHKAMVLSAVLSAVLTVILQVLFDNSMIIVIAAVIASFIGFRYHQSVREVGEVRE encoded by the coding sequence GTGTCTATAAAGGTTTTAAAACAGGCTTTACCAATCTTAGTTAGCTACTTTGCGATTGGATTAGCATGCGGCATGGTGCTGTATGAAGTGGGCTACAGTGTTGTCCAAATTTTATTAACGAGTTTGTTTATTTATTCGGGTGCTGGTCAATTTTTAATTGCAAATATGACCAGTGTCGGTGCCGGAGTTTTTTCGATTATTTTAACAATTGCGTTCTTGAATGTGCGATTTATTTTAATGTCATTGAGCTCGGCGCAGATTGTGCGAGGCGAGTCGGGATGGATGAGTTTTCTCTTCGGAACAACGATTACGGATGAGACGTATGGAGTAAATTATACATTATTTCATCAAGAGGGCTCGGAGTGGACGGTCAAAGATGCCGTATCAGTCAATCTGTTAAGTTACATTGTCTGGGGCGGGGCGACAGTGTTAGGGGCACTCTTAGTGAGCTACATTGAAGTGGACACCTTCATCATGAGCTATGGGTTAACAGCGCTGTTTATTTGTATGACAGTGAGCCACTTTAAGCATAAAGCGATGGTGCTGTCAGCTGTCTTATCTGCTGTGTTGACGGTTATATTGCAAGTGTTGTTCGATAATAGCATGATCATTGTCATTGCTGCTGTGATTGCATCGTTCATTGGCTTCCGCTATCATCAATCAGTGCGGGAAGTAGGTGAGGTTCGTGAGTAA
- the mvk gene encoding mevalonate kinase gives MMMDALAQTKQGIGIAHGKVILIGEHAVVYNMPAIALPFTAATVSVSIQPCTGENYIDSAYYTGPLASSEQLNHLHQMIQAVCTYLETSANGLYITIDSSLPAERGVGSSAAVASATLRALCDYFDAELDEASFTHFVSISENMVHGQASGIDTEVIFQQSPIYFTKDQPPETLDLQLSGYLITADTGVTGSTKEAVADIQQLLIDYPAKTLEAIQQLGQLANQAKEVILSGNIKQLGQILSNSHLQLKQLTVSSPELDQLVFTALQAGALGAKLTGSGRGGCMIALAATEAEAQQIADALQQAGATQTWINSLGDSTDDNLY, from the coding sequence ATGATGATGGATGCACTCGCACAGACAAAACAAGGGATCGGCATCGCCCATGGTAAGGTGATCTTAATCGGCGAACATGCGGTGGTTTATAATATGCCAGCCATTGCGCTACCATTTACTGCTGCAACTGTTTCAGTTAGTATTCAGCCATGTACGGGTGAGAATTACATCGACAGTGCTTATTATACCGGACCACTCGCTTCCTCCGAACAACTAAATCATCTTCATCAGATGATTCAAGCCGTATGTACATATTTAGAAACCTCTGCGAACGGCTTATATATAACAATTGATAGCTCTCTCCCCGCTGAGCGAGGTGTAGGATCCAGTGCTGCTGTGGCAAGTGCAACCTTAAGAGCTTTATGTGACTATTTTGATGCTGAGTTAGATGAAGCGAGCTTTACTCATTTTGTCTCTATTTCCGAAAACATGGTGCACGGTCAAGCAAGTGGCATTGATACCGAAGTGATTTTCCAACAGTCACCCATCTATTTTACCAAAGACCAGCCACCGGAAACGTTAGACCTCCAATTATCTGGCTACTTAATAACCGCTGATACAGGCGTAACGGGCTCAACGAAGGAAGCTGTTGCAGATATTCAACAATTACTTATCGACTATCCTGCAAAGACATTGGAAGCTATTCAGCAACTGGGACAACTTGCTAATCAAGCAAAAGAGGTCATTCTGTCAGGTAACATAAAGCAATTAGGTCAAATATTATCTAACTCACACTTACAATTAAAACAACTCACGGTCAGCAGTCCTGAACTCGACCAGTTAGTCTTCACTGCATTGCAAGCCGGTGCACTTGGCGCCAAACTAACAGGCAGTGGACGTGGAGGATGTATGATTGCCCTCGCTGCAACTGAAGCAGAGGCCCAACAAATCGCTGACGCCTTACAACAAGCTGGCGCTACTCAAACTTGGATTAATTCGTTAGGAGATTCCACCGATGACAACTTATACTAG
- the fni gene encoding type 2 isopentenyl-diphosphate Delta-isomerase yields MPKQTNRKNEHVSLAEKFYPRQQSPFSDVQFIHHSLPGINVADVNLSTSVAGLTFSAPFFINAMTGGSEWTGRVNEKLAIIARECHLAMATGSISAGLKFPDMADSYRIVRQTHPNGLILANLGAGHSVENAQRAVDLLQADGLQIHVNAPQEIVMPEGDRSFRHWLDHIQAIVDNISVPIIVKEVGFGMSRETIQLLDDIGVNAIDISGRGGTNFAQIENYRRKDYKLDILEDWGQTTPVSLLEAGEVSLKTAEIIASGGIRTPLEMTKALALGAHLVGLSGEFLHLALNDIDQAITTVQQWKETLTKIYTILGAQSIPHLQQAQLILRGDTAHWCYARGIDITQYSQR; encoded by the coding sequence TTGCCAAAACAAACCAACCGAAAAAATGAACACGTCTCCTTAGCTGAAAAATTTTATCCCCGACAACAGTCTCCATTTAGTGACGTTCAATTTATCCATCACTCACTGCCTGGTATCAATGTGGCTGACGTGAATTTATCCACCTCCGTCGCTGGACTAACCTTCTCAGCTCCTTTCTTTATCAACGCCATGACGGGGGGAAGCGAATGGACCGGTCGCGTCAATGAGAAGCTCGCCATTATTGCCCGAGAATGTCATCTAGCGATGGCAACCGGCTCAATCAGTGCTGGATTAAAGTTCCCTGATATGGCTGATTCTTACCGGATTGTCCGCCAAACTCATCCAAATGGTCTAATCCTAGCCAATCTAGGAGCCGGACATAGTGTTGAAAATGCACAGCGCGCGGTTGATCTACTCCAAGCTGATGGACTTCAAATTCATGTCAATGCTCCTCAAGAAATCGTCATGCCTGAAGGAGATCGCAGCTTCCGTCATTGGCTAGACCATATTCAAGCAATTGTCGATAACATCTCCGTTCCCATCATTGTAAAAGAAGTCGGCTTCGGTATGAGTCGCGAAACAATTCAGTTACTCGATGATATTGGAGTGAATGCGATTGATATTAGTGGTCGGGGTGGCACGAACTTTGCCCAGATTGAAAATTACCGGCGTAAAGATTATAAACTGGATATATTAGAAGATTGGGGCCAGACAACGCCGGTCTCCTTACTTGAAGCCGGGGAAGTTTCTCTAAAAACCGCTGAAATTATTGCATCTGGCGGTATTCGTACCCCACTGGAGATGACTAAAGCTCTTGCGCTTGGGGCTCATCTCGTCGGATTATCTGGCGAATTTTTACACTTGGCTCTCAATGATATCGATCAAGCCATTACAACCGTCCAGCAGTGGAAAGAAACACTGACAAAAATTTACACTATTCTCGGAGCTCAATCAATTCCTCATCTACAGCAAGCCCAACTCATATTGCGTGGTGACACCGCTCATTGGTGCTATGCCCGTGGAATCGATATCACCCAATATAGCCAGCGTTAA
- the murB gene encoding UDP-N-acetylmuramate dehydrogenase — translation MDLSVLKEVFPASDIKLNEPLSNYSYTKTGGQADALVFPQSVEETQALVTYIKEQDWPLTVLGNASNLIIRDGGIRGVTLMMTSMKEVRIDGDTLTAQSGARLIDVCQVALSEHLTGLEFACGIPGSIGGAVYMNAGAYGGEVKDVIASVTMLTADGEIVERSNEEMDFAYRHSYVQSSDDMVLEVVFQLEKGEYPLIEAKMMELTELREAKQPLDLPSCGSVFKRPEGYYTGKLIQDAGLQGVTIGGAQVSEKHAGFIVNIGGGTATDYMQLIEHIQEQIWKIYKVKLEREVRIIGDDTLD, via the coding sequence ATGGATTTAAGTGTATTGAAAGAAGTATTTCCGGCATCGGATATAAAATTAAATGAACCATTGTCAAATTATAGCTATACGAAGACAGGGGGACAGGCAGATGCCTTAGTTTTTCCACAGAGTGTAGAGGAAACGCAAGCATTAGTTACCTATATCAAGGAGCAAGATTGGCCGCTGACGGTGCTAGGGAATGCCAGTAACTTGATTATCCGTGATGGGGGTATTCGTGGGGTGACACTGATGATGACTTCGATGAAAGAGGTGCGCATCGATGGTGATACATTGACGGCGCAGAGTGGAGCCCGCTTAATTGATGTGTGTCAAGTTGCATTGAGTGAGCATTTGACAGGACTTGAGTTTGCCTGTGGGATTCCGGGAAGTATCGGCGGAGCAGTGTATATGAATGCGGGAGCTTACGGTGGGGAAGTGAAGGATGTTATTGCGTCCGTTACGATGTTGACCGCTGATGGTGAGATTGTAGAGCGGAGCAATGAAGAGATGGACTTCGCTTACCGACATAGTTATGTGCAATCATCTGATGATATGGTCTTGGAAGTTGTGTTCCAGCTCGAAAAGGGAGAATACCCATTAATTGAAGCAAAAATGATGGAACTGACAGAATTGCGTGAAGCGAAACAACCACTAGATTTACCATCATGTGGTTCAGTCTTTAAGCGTCCTGAAGGGTATTATACCGGGAAATTGATCCAAGATGCGGGATTGCAAGGTGTGACAATCGGAGGAGCACAAGTGTCGGAGAAGCATGCTGGATTTATTGTGAATATCGGTGGCGGGACTGCAACAGATTATATGCAATTAATCGAACATATTCAAGAACAAATTTGGAAAATTTATAAAGTGAAATTGGAACGTGAAGTGCGCATTATTGGTGATGATACGCTTGATTAA
- a CDS encoding glycine C-acetyltransferase, with translation MTSQTLKTFLEENLQELKDNGLYNEIDEVQGPNGAKIQIDGRELINLSSNNYLGFATDEALIARANEATETYGVGAGAVRTINGTQTIHRELEEKIAEFKGTEAAIALQSGFNSNMAAIPAIVGKNDAILSDELNHASIIDGCRLSGAKIIRVKHQDMDDLRQKAKEATESGQYEKIMYITDGVFSMDGNVANLPGVIEVAEEFDLITYVDDAHGSGVMGEGAGTVKHFGLQDKIDLQMGTLSKAIGVVGGYVAGTQELVDWLKVRGRPFLFSTSLTPGACAACIEAIDQLMTSTERHDKLWENGRYLKKGLKELGFNIGKSETPITPCIICEEKLTQQFSKRLNEEGVYAKSIVFPTVPRGTGRVRNMPTAAHTKDMLDEALAVYEKVGKELHIID, from the coding sequence ATGACCAGTCAAACATTAAAAACATTTTTAGAAGAAAATTTACAAGAACTGAAAGATAATGGCTTGTACAATGAAATCGATGAAGTACAAGGGCCAAATGGGGCAAAAATTCAAATTGATGGGCGTGAATTAATTAACTTATCGTCCAATAACTATCTGGGCTTCGCAACCGATGAAGCACTGATTGCACGCGCGAACGAAGCAACTGAAACATACGGTGTCGGAGCTGGAGCTGTTCGTACCATTAACGGAACTCAGACCATTCACCGCGAACTAGAAGAAAAAATTGCGGAATTCAAAGGGACTGAAGCAGCCATTGCCCTTCAATCTGGCTTTAATTCCAATATGGCTGCGATTCCTGCTATTGTCGGTAAAAATGACGCGATTCTATCCGATGAGCTAAACCACGCCTCTATTATCGATGGGTGTCGTCTCTCCGGGGCAAAAATTATTCGTGTCAAGCACCAAGATATGGATGATTTGCGTCAAAAAGCAAAAGAAGCAACTGAGAGTGGTCAATACGAAAAAATTATGTATATCACAGATGGAGTCTTCTCGATGGATGGAAATGTAGCCAACCTACCTGGCGTCATTGAGGTCGCCGAGGAATTTGACTTAATTACGTATGTTGATGATGCGCATGGTTCTGGGGTAATGGGCGAAGGAGCGGGAACAGTCAAGCACTTCGGTCTCCAAGATAAAATTGACTTACAAATGGGCACATTATCGAAAGCGATCGGTGTCGTCGGTGGTTATGTCGCTGGAACCCAAGAATTAGTTGACTGGTTGAAGGTACGTGGCCGTCCATTCCTATTCTCTACATCACTAACACCAGGAGCTTGTGCTGCCTGTATTGAAGCTATTGACCAGCTCATGACGTCAACCGAGCGCCACGACAAACTATGGGAAAATGGTCGCTACTTGAAAAAAGGCCTAAAAGAGCTGGGCTTCAATATTGGGAAGTCTGAAACACCCATCACACCATGTATCATCTGTGAAGAAAAACTAACCCAACAATTCTCAAAACGTCTCAACGAAGAAGGCGTCTATGCCAAATCAATCGTCTTCCCAACTGTCCCACGCGGAACCGGTCGTGTTCGTAACATGCCAACTGCTGCGCATACCAAAGATATGCTTGATGAAGCACTCGCAGTCTACGAAAAAGTCGGTAAAGAACTTCATATAATTGACTAA
- the coaA gene encoding type I pantothenate kinase, giving the protein MRESDNFLIYERSEWQALNDRVDFELTDEKLESIRSLNDKISIDDVRDIYVPIVQLLDIVLANYKQLKQTRADYLTYGERSEPYIIGIAGSVAVGKSTVARLLQTLLAQFHPQQQVDLITTDGFLYPNQVLAERNMMDKKGFPESYDMERLIRFLADVKNGKPTIQVPKYSHEIYDIVPDEFITVDKPDILIVEGINVLQLPSNEKIFVSDFFDFSFYVDAKPELIEKWYLGRIGILLDTAFQKESNYYNKLANMPRKEAFDYARNVWKTVNLVNLQEYILPTRFRADLILHKTHDHYIDQVLVKK; this is encoded by the coding sequence ATGCGAGAATCCGATAACTTTTTAATTTATGAACGCTCAGAATGGCAGGCACTCAACGATCGAGTAGATTTTGAACTGACGGACGAAAAATTGGAATCCATTCGGTCGCTGAATGATAAAATTTCGATCGATGACGTGAGAGATATTTATGTGCCGATTGTGCAACTGCTGGATATTGTCTTAGCTAATTATAAGCAACTGAAACAAACTCGAGCAGATTATTTAACGTATGGAGAACGTTCGGAGCCATATATTATCGGGATAGCTGGGAGTGTCGCTGTTGGGAAAAGTACGGTTGCTCGTTTACTACAGACACTTTTGGCGCAGTTTCATCCGCAACAACAAGTTGATCTCATTACAACGGATGGCTTTTTATACCCCAATCAGGTACTGGCAGAGCGGAATATGATGGACAAAAAAGGCTTCCCAGAGAGTTATGATATGGAGCGGTTAATTCGATTTTTAGCGGATGTGAAGAATGGGAAACCCACTATTCAAGTGCCGAAATATTCGCATGAAATATACGATATTGTTCCGGATGAATTTATTACGGTGGATAAGCCAGATATTTTAATTGTTGAAGGAATTAATGTGTTGCAGTTACCATCGAATGAGAAAATATTTGTCAGTGACTTTTTTGATTTTAGCTTTTATGTGGATGCGAAGCCAGAATTGATTGAGAAGTGGTACTTGGGTCGAATTGGTATTCTGTTAGATACAGCGTTTCAGAAGGAGAGCAATTACTATAACAAGTTAGCGAATATGCCACGAAAAGAGGCCTTCGATTATGCCCGAAATGTTTGGAAGACAGTTAATTTAGTGAATTTACAAGAATATATCTTGCCGACACGATTCCGAGCTGATTTGATTTTGCACAAGACACACGATCATTATATTGATCAGGTGCTCGTTAAAAAGTAG
- the mvaD gene encoding diphosphomevalonate decarboxylase yields the protein MTTYTSSWIRAYTNIALIKYWGKADEALKLPKNNSISLTLDSFYTDTYVQFDSRFTTDTLTIDGQEQSGAALKKAKIILDLVREIAQVDYNAKITSLNYVPTAAGLASSASGLAALAGAASNALELNLSDTDLSRLARRGSGSASRSIFGGFVEWEKGDSDVTSVAKPLDDAHWDIGMLFIILDSRQKAVSSSEGMSRTVATSVFYPAWLETIELDLADMRQAITDQNIQQVGEIAERNALKMHGTNLGANPPFTYWSAESLRAMEHVRQLRQEGYNVYFTMDAGPNVKLIGTSQELKEIKERLSKYYDPAQLILAQPGPGLTVLPEHVHADITPN from the coding sequence ATGACAACTTATACTAGCTCTTGGATACGTGCTTACACGAACATTGCTCTCATTAAATATTGGGGGAAAGCGGATGAAGCCCTCAAACTTCCCAAAAACAATTCGATTTCTTTGACCCTTGATAGCTTCTACACCGATACGTATGTTCAATTCGATTCTCGCTTCACTACCGATACACTAACGATTGATGGCCAGGAGCAAAGTGGAGCTGCGTTGAAAAAGGCCAAAATTATTCTTGACTTAGTCCGTGAAATAGCTCAAGTTGATTACAATGCTAAGATTACAAGTCTCAATTATGTCCCTACAGCAGCCGGACTAGCCTCTTCCGCTTCTGGCTTAGCTGCCTTAGCGGGAGCTGCCAGTAATGCCTTAGAACTCAACCTGTCTGATACCGACCTTTCCCGACTTGCTCGCCGTGGATCTGGCTCCGCTTCCCGCAGTATTTTTGGTGGTTTTGTTGAGTGGGAAAAAGGAGATTCAGATGTAACATCGGTGGCGAAACCGCTCGATGATGCTCATTGGGATATTGGGATGTTATTTATTATTTTAGATAGTCGCCAAAAAGCTGTCTCCAGTAGTGAAGGTATGAGCCGAACTGTAGCGACTTCAGTCTTCTATCCTGCTTGGTTAGAGACTATCGAATTGGATTTGGCCGACATGCGGCAAGCGATCACCGACCAAAATATACAACAAGTTGGAGAAATCGCTGAACGGAATGCCCTTAAAATGCACGGCACTAACTTAGGCGCTAATCCGCCGTTCACATACTGGTCAGCTGAAAGTTTACGCGCGATGGAGCACGTCCGACAACTACGCCAAGAAGGCTACAACGTTTATTTCACCATGGATGCCGGACCAAATGTTAAATTAATCGGTACTTCCCAAGAATTGAAAGAAATAAAAGAACGCCTAAGTAAGTATTACGATCCAGCTCAATTAATCTTAGCTCAACCAGGACCGGGACTAACTGTGCTACCAGAGCATGTACATGCCGACATCACACCAAACTAA
- a CDS encoding phosphomevalonate kinase, with amino-acid sequence MTTVRIPGKLYLAGEYAVTHPGQPAVIIAVDRFLELTISEATTSNGSFYSEGYTDTPLLISRKNDRPELPSSFELIQQTLQLIERYIRELGNVIRPYDLYLRTDLELHGQKIGLGSSGAVTVALVRGLLKWSDLPTSPLLVYKLAALAHLALGSHGSLGDLAACSFTGCIRYRSPNRQAIRNLYENTSSLLATIRTPWPELSIERLPFPANCHLLVGWTKQPAATEQLISQPQPLTDQQLSQFLVTSRNCVDQLVQGLKEQNHSAMADAFTSNRALLQLFAKQRQMIIETPMLKTLCDCAEQFGAAGKTSGAGGGDCGIALVHDQTMANQITQCWQQAGITPLNLAIYTRKDDSSCQNKPTEKMNTSP; translated from the coding sequence ATGACCACCGTTCGCATTCCAGGAAAATTATATCTTGCTGGCGAATACGCCGTTACTCACCCGGGACAACCTGCTGTGATTATAGCGGTAGATCGCTTCTTAGAACTCACAATCTCTGAAGCGACAACAAGTAACGGCTCTTTTTACTCTGAGGGGTATACAGACACGCCTCTCCTAATTAGTCGGAAGAACGACCGTCCAGAACTCCCTTCATCGTTTGAACTCATCCAACAGACTTTGCAGCTCATTGAACGCTACATACGGGAACTGGGTAACGTAATTCGTCCATATGATTTATATCTGCGAACTGATTTAGAACTGCATGGCCAAAAGATCGGCTTAGGATCAAGTGGAGCCGTGACTGTCGCCTTAGTACGCGGTTTACTTAAGTGGTCTGATCTGCCAACCTCACCGCTACTTGTGTATAAATTGGCTGCACTCGCTCACCTTGCTTTAGGAAGTCATGGGTCACTGGGAGACTTAGCTGCCTGTAGTTTTACGGGCTGTATTCGGTATCGTTCACCCAATCGCCAAGCCATCCGCAATCTTTACGAAAATACATCATCCCTGCTAGCCACTATCCGGACACCTTGGCCTGAGCTATCGATTGAACGTCTCCCCTTCCCCGCTAACTGTCACCTATTAGTTGGTTGGACGAAGCAACCTGCCGCTACAGAACAGCTTATTAGTCAACCTCAACCACTAACTGACCAACAGCTGTCTCAATTTTTAGTTACTAGTCGAAACTGTGTCGACCAACTCGTACAAGGGCTAAAAGAACAGAATCACTCAGCGATGGCAGACGCATTCACGAGCAATCGTGCCTTACTCCAATTATTTGCTAAGCAACGACAAATGATCATCGAAACCCCGATGCTGAAGACGTTATGTGACTGTGCCGAACAATTTGGTGCAGCTGGCAAAACATCTGGAGCCGGTGGTGGAGATTGTGGGATTGCTCTTGTCCATGACCAAACAATGGCTAATCAGATTACACAATGTTGGCAACAAGCCGGTATCACACCGCTAAACCTTGCTATTTATACCCGAAAGGATGACTCATCTTGCCAAAACAAACCAACCGAAAAAATGAACACGTCTCCTTAG
- a CDS encoding AzlD domain-containing protein, whose protein sequence is MSNQDFLIMLVALSASAILTRYLPLKLLQGVELSEDFKTWMNFIPVSIFAALVASDVFLTDSAELALNPFTNPLIIPSIIVFVVSKKTEHMLLSVFVGIVSVFLMQWMI, encoded by the coding sequence GTGAGTAACCAAGATTTTCTTATCATGTTAGTGGCGCTTAGTGCCTCAGCGATCTTGACGCGGTATCTGCCTCTTAAGTTATTGCAAGGAGTAGAGCTATCAGAAGACTTCAAGACGTGGATGAACTTTATCCCGGTATCCATTTTTGCTGCGTTAGTTGCGAGTGATGTTTTTCTAACGGACAGTGCTGAATTGGCGCTAAATCCGTTCACCAACCCACTAATTATTCCGTCCATTATTGTGTTCGTTGTGAGTAAGAAGACCGAGCATATGTTGTTGTCGGTTTTTGTAGGGATTGTCAGTGTCTTCCTGATGCAATGGATGATTTAA
- the rpiA gene encoding ribose-5-phosphate isomerase RpiA produces MNLKQQVGIEAAKLVKSGMTVGLGTGSTVDYLVEELGRLAREEDLDFVATSTSTRTRQQGEKLGLTVVDIDDAPPIDLTIDGADEVDPHFNGIKGGGAAHLFEKIVAINSKRNVWIVDESKLVEQLGAFPLPVEVVKFGSQRLFDHLKAYDLRPIFRKDESGQKLLTDDGNYIIDLHLEQIENPAELASWLSRQVGVVEHGLFLDIADAVIVGSKSGLKVLEKK; encoded by the coding sequence ATGAATCTGAAGCAACAAGTAGGTATTGAGGCTGCAAAATTAGTAAAGTCAGGGATGACAGTTGGCTTAGGAACGGGTTCAACCGTGGATTATTTAGTAGAAGAATTAGGTCGATTAGCCCGAGAAGAAGATCTAGACTTCGTGGCTACCTCAACATCAACACGAACTCGTCAACAAGGTGAGAAGCTGGGATTAACCGTTGTCGATATCGATGATGCTCCTCCCATTGATTTGACAATTGATGGTGCTGATGAAGTAGATCCTCACTTTAATGGGATTAAAGGGGGAGGAGCAGCTCATTTATTCGAGAAGATTGTCGCTATTAATTCGAAGCGGAATGTATGGATTGTGGATGAGTCCAAGCTGGTCGAACAGTTAGGTGCTTTTCCTTTACCAGTTGAAGTGGTGAAATTTGGAAGTCAGCGCTTATTTGATCATTTGAAGGCGTATGATTTACGGCCAATATTTAGAAAAGATGAGTCAGGACAAAAATTGCTCACAGATGATGGGAATTATATTATTGATCTGCATCTGGAGCAGATTGAGAACCCAGCAGAGTTGGCGAGCTGGTTAAGTCGTCAAGTGGGTGTCGTTGAACATGGCTTATTTCTAGATATTGCAGATGCCGTGATCGTGGGTAGTAAGAGTGGACTGAAGGTGTTAGAGAAAAAATAA
- a CDS encoding pyrimidine-nucleoside phosphorylase: MRMVDLIEKKQNHEILTTAEIDWLIDHFTTGEIPDYQMSAFAMAVYFNEMTAEELSDFTMAMVNSGETIDLSDIAGIKVDKHSTGGVGDTTTLVLIPLVASLGIPVAKMSGRGLGHTGGTLDKLEAIPGFHIEISQADFIDLVNTNKLALAGQSGNLTPADKKLYALRDVTGTVNSIPLIASSIMSKKIASGADAIVLDVKTGAGAFMKELDRAEELARTMVNIGAQVNRQTMAVISDMSQPLGYAIGNGLEVKEAIDTLRGEGPEDLTELCLELGAQMAYLSGEVDSIEEAKERMKQALTDGTALEKFREFVVAQGGDGSVVDEPEAILPQAATTVDVKAKESGVVSEIVADKVGTVAMILGAGRETKDSAIDLSAGIVLHKKVGDEIEAGEALATLYTNKSAEVVEEATERLLAYITIADEASKPTLIHRTVTAE, translated from the coding sequence ATGAGAATGGTGGATTTAATTGAGAAAAAGCAAAATCATGAAATATTAACAACTGCAGAAATTGATTGGTTAATTGACCACTTCACGACGGGGGAGATTCCCGATTATCAGATGAGTGCGTTTGCGATGGCGGTGTACTTCAATGAGATGACTGCAGAAGAATTAAGTGACTTCACGATGGCGATGGTGAACTCAGGGGAGACCATTGACTTATCAGATATTGCCGGTATTAAGGTGGACAAGCATTCAACAGGTGGAGTTGGGGATACGACAACTTTAGTGTTGATTCCATTGGTCGCGAGTTTAGGTATTCCAGTAGCGAAAATGAGTGGGCGTGGGTTAGGGCATACGGGAGGAACGTTAGATAAGTTAGAAGCCATTCCTGGATTCCATATTGAGATTAGTCAAGCGGACTTTATTGATTTAGTGAATACGAATAAGTTAGCTTTGGCAGGACAATCAGGGAATTTAACACCTGCTGATAAGAAACTTTATGCGCTCCGTGATGTGACAGGCACAGTGAATTCTATTCCACTGATTGCAAGTTCCATTATGAGTAAAAAAATTGCCTCAGGTGCTGATGCAATTGTGCTCGATGTGAAGACGGGAGCAGGTGCTTTTATGAAGGAATTGGACCGGGCGGAGGAGCTTGCTCGAACCATGGTAAATATTGGTGCGCAAGTCAATCGCCAGACGATGGCCGTGATTTCTGATATGAGTCAACCATTAGGCTATGCGATTGGGAACGGGTTAGAAGTGAAAGAAGCGATTGATACACTACGCGGTGAAGGCCCAGAAGACTTAACCGAGCTCTGTCTAGAATTAGGGGCACAGATGGCGTACTTAAGTGGTGAAGTCGACTCTATTGAAGAAGCAAAAGAACGGATGAAGCAAGCCTTAACAGATGGTACAGCGCTAGAAAAATTTAGAGAATTTGTGGTGGCACAAGGGGGAGATGGCTCAGTGGTGGATGAGCCGGAAGCTATTTTGCCACAAGCAGCCACAACAGTTGACGTAAAAGCAAAAGAGAGTGGTGTTGTCTCTGAGATTGTCGCTGATAAAGTGGGGACGGTCGCTATGATCTTAGGGGCTGGTCGTGAGACAAAAGATAGTGCGATTGATCTGTCTGCAGGGATTGTACTGCATAAAAAAGTTGGCGATGAGATTGAAGCAGGTGAAGCATTAGCAACGCTCTATACGAATAAATCAGCAGAGGTAGTCGAGGAGGCAACCGAGCGCTTATTGGCTTATATTACAATAGCCGATGAAGCCTCAAAACCGACACTGATTCACCGCACTGTGACGGCTGAGTAA